A region of Vigna radiata var. radiata cultivar VC1973A chromosome 10, Vradiata_ver6, whole genome shotgun sequence DNA encodes the following proteins:
- the LOC106774548 gene encoding flavonoid 3',5'-hydroxylase 2: MSPELSNSPHLVHSQFVRFMFVIMDTLFLVKEISASILIFLVTLLSIRTLFKRRGRKLPPGPRGWPVVGALPLMGSMPHVTLANMAKKYGSVMYLKMGSNNMVVASTPAAARAFLKTLDQNFSNRPPNAGATHLAYDAQDMVFAEYGSRWKLLRKLSNLHMLGGKALDEWGKVREEEMGQMLGSMYECSKKGEAVVVPEMLTYSMANMIGQVILSRRVFETKGSDSNQFKDMVVELMTVAGYFNIGDFIPFLAKLDLQGIQRGMKHLHNKFDVLLTNMIQDHVASKHKRTNKPDFLDMVMAHYGGEHDAHGDKLSLINVKALLLNLFTAGTDTSSSIIEWSLAEMLKNPSIMKKAHEEMDKVIGRERRLKESDIANLPYFQAICKETYRKHPSTPLNLPRISNQPCQVNGFYIPENTRLSVNIWAIGRDPQVWDKPLEFKPERFLSGRNKMIDPRGNDFELIPFGAGRRICAGTRMGIVLVHYILGTLVHSFDWKVPLEVGELNMDEAFGLALQKKVPLAALVTPRLTPNAYIP, translated from the exons ATGTCCCCCGAGCTATCAAATTCTCCACACTTAGTTCATAGCCAATTCGTTAGATTTATGTTCGTCATAATGGACACCTTGTTCCTTGTGAAGGAAATTTCTGCgtcaattttgattttcttggtgACCCTTTTGTCCATTCGCACACTCTTCAAACGCCGTGGCCGGAAGCTGCCGCCGGGGCCAAGAGGGTGGCCTGTGGTGGGTGCACTTCCTCTTATGGGAAGCATGCCCCATGTGACATTGGCTAATATGGCAAAGAAATATGGATCGGTTATGTACCTAAAAATGGGTAGTAACAACATGGTTGTGGCTTCTACTCCTGCCGCTGCTCGTGCCTTCCTTAAAACCCTTGACCAAAACTTCTCCAATCGGCCTCCAAATGCTGGTGCAACCCACTTGGCTTATGATGCACAG GACATGGTTTTTGCTGAATATGGATCAAGGTGGAAATTGCTGAGGAAACTAAGCAACCTGCACATGCTTGGAGGAAAGGCTCTTGATGAGTGGGGAAAGGTTCGAGAAGAAGAGATGGGGCAGATGCTGGGTAGCATGTACGAGTGTAGCAAGAAGGGTGAAGCTGTGGTGGTGCCTGAGATGCTCACCTACTCTATGGCCAACATGATAGGCCAAGTCATACTCAGTCGTCGAGTGTTCGAGACCAAGGGTTCTGACTCAAACCAGTTCAAGGACATGGTGGTCGAGCTCATGACTGTTGCAGGCTACTTCAACATTGGCGATTTCATACCCTTCTTAGCCAAATTGGACCTTCAAGGCATTCAGCGTGGGATGAAGCACTTGCACAACAAGTTTGATGTCTTGCTCACAAACATGATTCAGGACCATGTGGCTTCTAAGCATAAGAGAACGAATAAACCCGATTTCTTGGACATGGTCATGGCTCATTATGGTGGTGAACACGACGCTCATGGGGACAAACTCTCACTCATCAACGTCAAGGCACTGCTACTC AACCTATTCACAGCAGGAACTGACACGTCTTCAAGCATCATAGAGTGGTCCTTAGCAGAGATGTTGAAGAACCCGAGCATCATGAAGAAGGCTCACGAGGAAATGGACAAAGTGATAGGTAGGGAGCGCCGCCTCAAAGAATCCGACATCGCAAACCTTCCCTACTTCCAAGCCATATGCAAAGAGACTTACAGAAAGCACCCTTCAACTCCTCTCAACCTCCCTCGAATCTCCAACCAACCATGCCAAGTTAACGGCTTCTACATCCCCGAGAACACTCGCTTGAGCGTCAACATCTGGGCCATAGGGAGAGACCCCCAAGTGTGGGACAAACCCCTCGAGTTTAAGCCAGAGAGGTTCTTGAGTGGCAGGAACAAAATGATCGACCCACGTGGCAATGACTTCGAGTTAATACCCTTCGGCGCCGGGCGAAGGATCTGCGCCGGCACCAGAATGGGGATTGTCTTAGTGCACTACATTTTGGGAACCTTAGTTCATTCCTTTGATTGGAAGGTGCCACTTGAAGTGGGGGAATTGAACATGGATGAGGCCTTTGGTCTTGCCTTGCAGAAAAAGGTTCCTCTTGCTGCTTTGGTTACTCCTAGGTTGACTCCTAATGCTTACATTCCTTAG
- the LOC111242702 gene encoding uncharacterized protein LOC111242702, with translation MDIYIDDMVVRSPDDEQHLHDLEEVFTQIRRYGMRVNPAKCTFGVAGGKFLGFMLTSRGIEANPDKCEAVLKMASPSTLKDIQRLVGRLTALSRFVPKLAERIRSIVKKMKKDAPGKWDAECEQAFAEVKEILMNPSVMNRPIPGYELQIYLGVSDTAISAVLTQEEPSPKLIYFVSRTLQETEVRYQQVEKVALALLHTSRRLRQYFQGYQVVVRTNHLMAKVLRKPDLAGRMVGWAVELSEFGLRYELRGSIKGQHLADFATELPVFGSDQWTLYVDGASGRQASGAGIVLEGPNGFLLEYSLVFKFKTSDNHAEYEALVARLGLAKDMGARNMVCRTDSQLVVGQMNWEFQVKEDHLLKYFHRATSLVETFEKVVIQHIPREQNTRADMLSKLSSGKEKGQLTTVIHQVLLQPFVECYAITSASNDWQDEIRRLIKRQEDELSVDSSESKKIARFIIIGDDLYKRGFSTPLLKCLSPEEAQYVMNELHNGVCGFHSGRRTLKARILRA, from the coding sequence ATGGACATCTACATCGACGACATGGTTGTTCGGTCGCCGGATGATGAACAACATTTGCACGATTTGGAAGAAGTATTCACTCAGATCAGGAGGTATGGCATGCGGGTAAACCCGGCGAAATGTACCTTCGGCGTAGCCGGGGGGAAATTCCTAGGTTTTATGCTTACCTCCCGGGGAATCGAAGCCAACCCCGACAAGTGCGAAGCCGTGTTGAAGATGGCAAGCCCCAGCACGCTCAAGGACATCCAGAGGTTGGTCGGTCGGTTGACAGCACTATCCCGTTTCGTTCCGAAATTAGCCGAACGAATTCGGTCGATcgtcaagaaaatgaaaaaggatgCCCCGGGAAAATGGGACGCGGAGTGCGAGCAAGCATTTGCTGAAGTGAAAGAGATTCTGATGAACCCCTCCGTCATGAACAGACCAATACCAGGCTATGAGTTGCAAATATATTTGGGGGTGTCCGACACGGCGATCAGTGCGGTCCTAACACAGGAAGAACCTTCCccaaaacttatatattttgtcAGTCGCACGCTTCAGGAGACGGAGGTCCGTTACCAGCAAGTAGAAAAGGTGGCGCTGGCGCTCCTCCACACCTCCCGCAGACTTCGCCAATATTTCCAGGGATACCAAGTGGTCGTCAGAACAAATCATCTAATGGCTAAGGTGCTAAGGAAACCTGATCTGGCCGGACGAATGGTGGGTTGGGCCGTCGAGTTATCAGAATTTGGTCTCCGGTACGAACTGAGGGGTTCCATTAAAGGCCAACATCTTGCTGACTTCGCAACTGAGTTGCCTGTGTTCGGGAGTGATCAATGGACCCTTTACGTTGACGGAGCGTCCGGACGACAGGCCAGTGGGGCCGGAATAGTTTTGGAAGGACCGAACGGTTTTTTGCTTGAATACTCGCTGGTATTTAAGTTCAAAACATCCGATAACCATGCTGAATATGAAGCTCTGGTGGCCAGGTTAGGGCTTGCAAAGGATATGGGAGCACGAAATATGGTGTGTCGGACGGATTCGCAACTGGTCGTGGGGCAGATGAATTGGGAATTTCAGGTGAAGGAGGACCATCTGCTGAAGTATTTTCACCGCGCGACATCCTTAGTGGAGACCTTCGAAAAGGTTGTGATCCAACATATCCCCCGAGAGCAGAATACGCGGGCCGACATGTTGTCTAAACTCAGCTCTGGCAAAGAAAAGGGTCAACTTACAACTGTTATCCACCAGGTCTTGCTCCAGCCTTTCGTAGAATGTTACGCCATAACTTCGGCCAGTAACGACTGGCAAGATGAGATAAGAAGATTGATAAAAAGGCAAGAGGATGAACTATCAGTAGATTCATCCGAATCAAAGAAGATCGCCCGGTTTATAATAATCGGGGACGACTTATACAAAAGAGGTTTCTCCACTCCGCTGCTGAAATGCTTATCACCGGAGGAAGCTCAGTACGTGATGAACGAGCTTCACAATGGGGTGTGCGGATTTCATTCTGGACGGAGAACGTTGAAAGCCCGCATCCTAAGAGCCTGA